The following are encoded together in the Amblyomma americanum isolate KBUSLIRL-KWMA unplaced genomic scaffold, ASM5285725v1 scaffold_404, whole genome shotgun sequence genome:
- the LOC144112533 gene encoding uncharacterized protein LOC144112533, with amino-acid sequence MNSWRAPGALSGHENSTRMRPPNPLCFFVQVSSVTSLYAKKSNDVCLLLFPRPGVLLCVFSECFDIVNQLLALSGDVELNPGPNTRHQVQDSLPDVQSKQLEDMFAILETLNTRTAKMQLDQKAFIKSIDDLKKSQLKLEEDLSEMNKRLTNVERKTVTIDKTEKEVHPFQQLVDQLSSENSQLRARLSELEDRQRRDNLLFYGIPDAQSESWAQSEEKLVKVLSSCLEIPSSEFLIDRAHRLGGLASEKCRPIIAKFSSFKVKQRILLNCSKLKDEKITLSEDFSFATRHARKKLVEFGKSQPLTFKLRFNKLYIKNKCYSYNHSDDSVHEIPSAFPLPTDRSEDPTNDTHSASAPPTELVTN; translated from the coding sequence atgaacagctggcgggcccccggcgcccttagtgggcatgagaacagcaccaggatgcggccacctaatccgctctgcttcttcgtccaggttagttCTGTTACTTCCCTGTACGCTAAGAAATCTAATGACGTGTGCCTgttgctgttcccacgcccgggagtTTTGCTTTGTGTGTTCAGTGAATGCTTTGATATTGTAAACCAACTGCTGGCGTTGTCCGGGGACGTCGAGCTCAACCCTGGGCCTAACACGAGGCATCAGGTACAGGACTCTCTTCCTGACGTCCAGTCTAAGCAGTTGGAAGATATGTTTGCAATACTGGAGACTTTGAACACGCGAACTGCGAAAATGCAACTGGACCAAAAGGCTTTCATAAAGTCTATTGATGATCTTAAGAAGTCCCAGCTGAAGTTAGAAGAAGATTTGAGCGAAATGAACAAAAGATTAACTAACGTTGAGCGCAAAACTGTTACCATTGACAAAACCGAGAAGGAAGTACATCCTTTTCAGCAGTTAGTTGACCAACTTTCTAGTGAAAACtctcagctgcgcgcgcgcctgtctGAACTTGAAGACAGGCAGCGACGCGATAACCTTCTGTTCTATGGCATACCTGACGCGCAATCAGAGTCCTGGGCTCAGTCAGAAGAAAAGCTAGTCAAGGTTCTTTCATCCTGCTTGGAAATTCCGTCCTCTGAATTTTTGATCGATAGAGCGCACAGGCTCGGTGGGCTCGCATCGGAAAAATGTCGACCAATTATTGCCAAATTTTCATCCTTCAAGGTAAAGCAGAGAATACTGCTTAACTGTTCTAAGCTCAAGGATGAAAAAATTACGCTTAGCGAggatttttctttcgccacccGTCACGCTAGAAAAAAACTGGTCGAATTTGGCAAATCCCAGCCGCTCACTTTCAAGCTTCGCTTCAATAAgctttacataaaaaataaatgctactCCTACAATCACTCTGATGACTCCGTTCATGAAATCCCAAGCGCCTTCCCGTTGCCAACCGACCGTTCTGAGGACCCTACGAATGATACCCACAGCGCCTCCGCGCCACCGACCGAACTTGTTACCAATTAG